One Succinivibrio dextrinosolvens DNA window includes the following coding sequences:
- a CDS encoding sugar ABC transporter ATP-binding protein, which produces MSEPQFLLEARDVHKSFGLNKVLKGITLTLKSSEVVALIGGNGAGKSTLMKILMGIYKPDDGVFKINGQCLDHLNPKKSMKAGIYMVPQEPMIFPHMSVMDNILIGFSGKKSALIEKLQHFYSQINCKIDLKRLGMTLSIAEQQMVELLRGLMRESKILILDEPTSSLTFDEVQTLFTIVRDLKKKGIGIIYITHRLSEVFELADSICIMADGKITLRGETSKFTREMLVEALLPPSFTPAPKNRTDLEKKIRTHMPILQLKNFSGYGFKDISFNVLEGEIVGIAGVVGAGRTELANTIFGKESPLGGNVILDGEDITGRSTSDVIRMGINYVPEDRRCNGLFGISPVCANITSALLDSKITGKVVLNSSEEVRISEKYIKDFRIKVTSPYQEAGSLSGGNQQKVVIARSLSTMPKLVILDEPTRGIDAGARGDVYKIIRELSQTGVAVIVISSDTEEIIELADRAIVFCRGRVSAVLEKDQINQQNITSASFGIYKEEANANV; this is translated from the coding sequence ATGTCTGAGCCCCAGTTCCTCCTTGAAGCTCGCGATGTGCATAAGAGTTTTGGACTTAATAAGGTTCTCAAAGGAATTACTTTGACATTGAAGAGTTCAGAGGTTGTTGCCCTAATTGGCGGTAATGGTGCTGGTAAATCTACGCTGATGAAAATTCTGATGGGTATTTACAAACCAGATGACGGAGTTTTCAAAATCAATGGACAATGCTTGGATCATCTTAATCCTAAAAAATCCATGAAAGCCGGAATCTACATGGTTCCTCAGGAACCTATGATTTTTCCTCATATGTCGGTTATGGACAATATTCTTATTGGCTTTAGTGGTAAAAAATCTGCTCTTATCGAGAAACTTCAACATTTTTACTCTCAGATTAACTGCAAAATTGACCTAAAACGTTTAGGTATGACTTTATCGATCGCAGAGCAGCAGATGGTTGAGCTTTTGCGAGGTCTGATGCGTGAGAGTAAGATTTTGATCTTAGATGAACCAACCTCATCTCTAACTTTCGATGAGGTACAGACCTTGTTTACAATCGTACGAGACCTTAAGAAAAAAGGTATCGGCATTATCTATATTACCCACAGACTGTCTGAGGTTTTTGAACTGGCAGACAGTATCTGTATTATGGCAGATGGCAAAATCACCTTAAGAGGTGAAACTTCAAAATTCACCAGAGAAATGCTGGTTGAAGCTCTGCTCCCACCAAGCTTTACTCCTGCTCCTAAGAATCGAACTGATCTAGAGAAAAAGATTCGCACTCATATGCCTATTCTGCAGCTAAAGAATTTTTCTGGCTATGGCTTTAAAGATATTTCCTTTAATGTTCTGGAAGGAGAAATTGTTGGCATTGCAGGTGTGGTTGGAGCAGGCCGTACTGAACTTGCCAATACGATTTTCGGAAAGGAGAGCCCTTTAGGCGGAAACGTTATTCTGGATGGAGAGGATATAACAGGTCGCAGTACATCTGATGTCATTAGAATGGGGATCAACTATGTACCTGAAGATAGAAGGTGCAATGGTCTATTCGGAATTTCTCCGGTCTGTGCAAATATAACTTCAGCACTGCTTGATTCTAAGATTACCGGTAAGGTTGTTTTGAACAGTTCTGAAGAAGTCAGAATCAGCGAAAAATATATTAAGGATTTCAGAATCAAAGTAACTTCGCCTTATCAGGAAGCCGGCTCTTTATCAGGAGGTAATCAGCAGAAGGTTGTGATTGCCAGATCTTTATCCACAATGCCAAAACTGGTAATTCTGGATGAACCAACCAGAGGTATTGATGCAGGTGCACGTGGAGATGTTTATAAGATTATCCGTGAATTAAGTCAGACAGGCGTGGCTGTGATAGTTATATCTTCTGATACGGAAGAGATTATCGAGCTTGCTGACAGGGCAATTGTATTCTGTCGCGGCAGAGTGAGCGCGGTTTTAGAAAAGGATCAGATCAATCAGCAGAACATTACTTCCGCATCATTTGGTATCTATAAGGAGGAGGCCAATGCCAATGTTTAG